A window of Odocoileus virginianus isolate 20LAN1187 ecotype Illinois chromosome 3, Ovbor_1.2, whole genome shotgun sequence genomic DNA:
GCAGAAACGGTGTCCAGGCCCAGCCCCGACTACCCCATGTTACCCACAATTCCACTCTCTGCCTTCTCTGACCCCAAGAAGACCAAACCGTCCCACGGCTCCAAGGTTAGTGAGGCGGCAGGCCCAGTCCTGGGGGCGCGCTGGGGCCCGGCGGCGAGTCCCGGCTCAGGGCGCCCCGCGTCAGAGCTGGACCTTCCATCCCTGGACTCGCTCCCTTGGCCTCCTCTCGGAACTCATCTCTGCCTGCCTGGCTGCTCTGCCCCTTGGTCAGGAGGCTGACCCTCATGACCTCACGGACAGCCAAGTGATCGCAGgcttctctctgttcctcttGAGGCCAAAGAGCCTGCCCTATTCTTCCTGCCACTGAGTCAGAGGGCCTAGGACCACTGGGACAGACCCTGAGAGGCTCGTGTGCTGGGGTCCATGGACCAAGTGCATCCACTGCTGCTCCCTAGCACAGCTCGGCCACCCTCTCCATGGGGCTGGGCGCCCCTCCCTCGGCTGCTATAGGCTCTGCTTTCTGCTTTGGCAGCAGCTCTCTGCAGAGAGCTTACTTGGGGAAGGGCCAGGTGGAGCCATGTGGGCAAGCACGCTGTTTGCCCTAAGAAGAGATGTTTCATTGTCTTCTCTCAGCCGTCAGGCAGGGGGTGCTCTGCCCTCCCAACACCTCCCTCCCTGAGCCATCACAGCATGGCCTCGAGCCCTCGGGCTGGTACTGCGGTGGACACAGAAGCTCCCAAGTGTGCGTCTTGTCCCGCAGCCGCCTCAAACAGCTGTGTCCCCAAGACTGAGCTACGCCTGGCTCTTAGGGCAGCTGCCGATCATTCACTACCACCCACCCCAAAAGTTTATCCACTTCTCGTCTTGGCAGGTTTCTTGCTCCACTCATGCTTGGGTGTCAGGGGCCTGGGGCACCCGAGGCGGGACAGGTTGAGCTCTCAGGCCTTACATCAGCAGCCTTGGAGGAGTGCCTGTCACCTGGGTGAGGTCTTCTTGGCACTTTCCACAAGACCACTAGGTCTCTGAATCTTCAGATCTCTCTGACTTAAGCCTCCTGGACACATGAGGCCAGAGTCTCCAAATATGGAGTGTGGGTCTGGGGTCTTCCCCATACTGGCATCTGTGGTCTTCCCCTGAACCTTGTGGAACTTATATAGAAGAAAAATTCTTACTCACGATCTTGGCAGCTTCTGTCTCAGTCACCCACAGTTGTCTAGAGGTCTGCTCAGAGTGGGAAGTGCGGGAATCGCCATCTCTTTCTGGCATGTCACTTGCGAGTCCCCTAGGAAGTGCCCTCTGGGTATTGAGGACACTGCAGTGGCCTGCCGGGCAGGGGCTGCTGGCAGCATCTCTTGCTGAGGTCTTTGAGACCCCTGGGGCCCTTATACCTGTAGTTGTACCTGCCATGCTCGGGGGCCTGCAGGCTGGGGTCTGCGTCTCCACCTCTCCCAGTCCAGCGTCTTCCTGCAGCCCCAGGGGCTGCAACTCAGGGGGTCCCTGTGAAGGTTGCTGCATATAGCTCTCCAACAGACACCCTCAGTCCTTCCCTCCGAGTCATCATGCTCTTCCTGCAGCTCCGGAGGCCCTGGCACTTCCCTCAAATGGGCTGTCTGCTGTCCAGACCTGTGGGCTGACTGGCAGaaaggctggggggtggggagacatgGCATGGGTCCTTGTAGGGCCCTGGGGCCGCTGGGGAGTCTGGCTGTTGTGGCCCCAGATGGATtggtccctggtggtcctgttCCTGCCCATAGGCCCCAGAGGGGAGCCTAGAGCTTCCTGGGAGAGGAACAGGGCACCTGTAGCTTCAGGCACCCCGCTTCTCCTTGTCCAGTGTCAGCCAGTTGGTCCAGTGGGCCTTTGTTTCTTCAGCACTAGTCTCAGCCATTTGGGGTCCTTGCTGGCTTTGAGGACACGACTGTGGTGGGTTTCACCCCAAGAACTTCTGCGTCACGCTCCAGCCTTAGTGTGTGACTTCAGAGAGCCTGTCCTCCCAGGAGCCTGTACAAAGCTCTGGCTGAGGAGGCGAAGCTCTGAGGCCCTTGCTAGGTGGGCAGACCCTGGATGGTGGGGAGGCTCTGCtgactggggctggggggctTTTGGTGGACCTGCCCTTAGGGGGCTCCGCTCCATGTCtcaggactggggctggggggccCAGGCGGCACGTGGATGCTGCAGGGATAGGCCAGAGTTGTGTAGGGGTCTGTTTCTTGCCTGCCTGCTTGGGGGAGCTGCTTGCTGGGAGTGGAACCCTGAGACAGGCCCCATTCCACAGCCAGCCCCCCGGGGTAGCCCTTCAGACAGGCTTCTAAAGGGAGGCTTGTGATGTGAGTACCTCTTCCCACGACCATGGTGGCATGAGGAACACAGGGGCCGACTTCTCTCTAGGAGGCACTGGGGCCCCATGGCCCCACAGTCCTGCCCCTGAGCCTCTGGTGCTAGTGTGGGACTCAAGTAGGTTGCAGGTGGCCAGGCTGTGCCATCTCTGGGCTCTCTGCGGAGAGGGTTCTGTGGCTGCTCCCAGGGCTGTTAGCACAGGAAGCAGAGGCCCAGCTGCTGGCCTTCCCCTGGCTCACCTAAATCCCTCAGCACGTGGGGTGAGCTCCTCAAGTGAGGCTGCTCCTCCGCTCTGGTAGCTCTTGGTTTCTGGTGAGCTTGGGTCCTGAGAGCCTTGGTCCAGCCGTGCGCCTGTCCCCGGGGCTGGGGGCCGAGTCCAGTTGCCCATCCCGCAACCCTGGCTGTGCGGCAGGTGCTAATGCGGTGTGGACGGGGTGTGGGCACAGCCGGTGTCTGATGGGGCTCTTggctgcctgggggtggggggacggggCGCTCCCTGACTGCCCTGCCTGGCCTGCACCATCGCCTGGTGAGGTAGGTGGTCATGCTCCTGTTCAGAGGAAGCACAGGTGCACACGCTTGGAGTCCCCCAACCTGACCTTCCTGGAGGCCCAACTCAGGGCTGCTTGCCGCCTCTCTTTCCAGTGGGAGCCCCCCGACCTGGCTCATCGACGCCAGAGTTCAGGCTCCACACTCAACCCTCTGAATTTCTGAGGTGGGGATCCTTGAATTACACGTGATTTAGAAAAGCTGCCCAGGTGGCTTGGGTTCTAGAAGCCAGTTTTCACGCACAGCACTCAGGAACCCAGCAGGCGCTCACTCAGTAAAGGCGACTGTGGGGATCAAGGGGAGATTAAAGAGCCCCTGCGCTGCTGTGCACCGGGCCAGGCTGTCCAGTCAGGGCGGGGCCACCTGGAGAAGCACCTGGCTCTGGTGGGGACAGCAGAGGGGCCCGCCTGCTGGTGCCCCCAGCCCCGTGTCTGGCGGCCTCTGACTCCGCAAGGTGCCTGGGGGGCGTGGTCGGTGTGGCTGGCCTGTGTGTATCTGACTCACCTGCACGCTTCTTGAATCCCTCCGGGGAGTCTTAGCCTGTAGCCGCCCATGACCTGCTGACGCTTCCTAGCAGCTTTAAGGGACAGCTCCATTTAAAACTCTCACCTGCTGCCTTACTTTTTCAAAGCTTTATGGAAGATTTTCTCTAGCTGAGTCTGCATCAGGTGGATTACACTTTGTCGGGGTCGGGGGAGGCAGAGCAGGGCAGCCCTGAGATGCTGCGTGACCGTGTCCCCCTCCTGCCTGGCCTTGCAGGACGCCAGCAAGGAGAGCAGCAAGGCCTGCAAGGCCCACAAGGCGACCAAGGAGCACCGGGAGCGGCCGCGCAAGGACTCAGAGAGCCGGGGTACCTCCAAGGAGCCAGAGCGCGAGCAGGCCCGGAGCGCCAAGGACGCAGCGCGGAAGCTGGGCGAGGCCCGGCCACCCAAGGAGGAGAAGGCCCCGCCACCCAAGGCTGCGTTCAAGGAGCCCAAGATGGCCCTGAAGGAGACCAAACTGGAGGGCATGTCCCCCAAGGGCgggccccccccaccacccccgcccaAGTCTTCCAGCAAGAGGCCGGCCACTGCCGACTCACCGAAGCCCAGCGCCAAAAAGCAGAAGAAGAGCAGCTCCAAGGGGTCGAGGAGTGCCCCCAGCACCTCGCCCCGCACCTCGTCTTCCTCCTTCTCGGACAAAAAGCCGGCCAAGGACAAGGGCAGCGCCAAAGGGGAGAAAGTCAAGGCCGAGAATGAGTCCAGGGAGATCAAAAAGCCCCCGGAAGTGGAGGAGTCCAACTCAGAGGACGAGGCCTCCTTCAAGACTGAGGTGAGGCAGCTCCTtccccacccttctcccctcACCCACCCCGCCCTTGTCCTCTGCTGTTACCCAACCTGTTCTTGTCCTCGCTGCTGGCTCTGAGCCACTCGAAGGTGACGAGGGGTTGGGATGCAGGGCCCTGGGCTCCCACTTGCTCCATGGAGGTTTGGGCAAGCCTTCATGCTGCACCaagcctgtttcctcttctgtcagGGGCGATGCAGCTGCCTTGTGAGAACTCTGTGGGAACATGGGGTCCCGGTAGAGCATGACACTGGGTACCTGGGTTCACAGCTCTCCTTTGGGCAGCCCCCTGCATGGGTGGAGACTCAACTCACCCATGAGTGATTGTGTCCCACCATCAACTCCTTCCCAGGGTGCCACAGGCTCAGCCGGTCAGGACACCCCCTTCTGTCACTAGTGGTAAGGTATCCACGTGTTTTCATCCCGCTTTCTGGTCTGGGAACCAGAGGCCCTGGGTTCCTCCTGTGGCAGCATTTTCATATAGCTCTGAAGGTCCCCGTCAGAGACAGCTTGAGCCACAAAGGAGACGGAGCCAGGTATTGATTGGTTAGGCAGACCTCTTTGGCCTTGGAGGACCATGTCATCTCTGTGTGCTATTTGGCTTCTGGTAGTTAGAGAAGAAGAACTTGGCTGGATGGATGATAGTTGGATGTATGGTTGGGTGAatggatgatggttggatggttggTTGGATGGATAGAGTGTtggttggatggatggagggTTGGCTGGATGGGTATATGGTTGGTTGGATGGTTGAATGAATGTATAATTGGATAGATAATGGCTGGATGGTTGGTTGGTTGGATGgagggatggttggatggttggttggttggatggatggatggatggatggatgggtggttgACCCCTTCACTTATATCGCCAACCCCAGCCCTTAGAGACCTTTTATGGTTCCCGGCATCCTCATTCACTCTCAAAGGCAGAAGCTTTGCCTCCAACATTTCTGCTCGGAGCTCCACTGAGACTTTGAAAGTGGTTCCCAGAGATGAAGGCAGAGGTGGTTTGTGTCAGTAGCACTGATGTTATGAGTGTGTGGCTTCCAGGGGCACCTTGTTGGAAGTGTCCGGGGGTAACAGTTTGGCCTGGGGGTAACAGTGTATCCCCATTGATGAGGACATACATGGGGCTGATGATGATGTACACCTAGTGCTTCTTGCACCCAGGAGACTGTCTGCCAGTGAACTTACGGGCGTAGGACCCCGGAATGTCTCTCTGATGTCCAGGGCTGTCTGCCCCCTGGCTGCTGGAGGTTCTTCAGGTGCCCTATCTGGCATCTTTCTCCTCCGTCTGCTCAGACTGGAGCTCTGGGCAGGGTGTCCTTCCCTCCCGTCCACCCTGAATGCTTCCAGCAAGGCCTTCTGTGCCCAAGGCTGGTGCATCTGTGCTGGGAAGAGCTGAAGGCCTTCCTTCCTGTCCCCAGGCGGAGGGGCTCTGGCCCTGGGTGTCCACCTGACATCCTGCTGTGGTGATCCTGGGCACCTGTGCCCCTGTGGGCTGCTCCCTCCGCCTGCTCAGGTGGGCTGGGTGGAAGACCAGCATATCTAGCCTTGGCTGCCTGGAACCGGAGGCTGGCATTGCTCGGGAAGCCTGGGGTTTTCTCCTGGCTGAAGAGACAGGTCTGCTGTGCTGAGAGACTTGTGAACCCCAAGTCCAGGCTGTTTGAGATCCTGCAGCTGAAGCCTGGGCCTCCAGCAGGATCCCAGGGGTCTCAGAGGCTGCTGGATGGTGACTCACACGTCCTGACCCGGGACCTGGGGAGACACAAATGTCCACGGTGAAGAGGGCAAGATGGCCTTCAGATCcagcccaccccccagcctccctTGCCTGTCTCAGGCCATCCCGCTCTGGAGGCTGATGGCATCACTGCCAGAAAGCTCTGACCCTgcctggaacccaggtctcccccttGGCTTGCAGAGGGACCACAGCTCCTCATCTGTGTGTTGGGCCAGGACCCCAGCTCCTTTGGCTGCTTCTCTGTGGTTTCCTTGGCCATGGGGTCTCTTCAGTCACAGGCCCCAGAGTATGGGGAGCACAGTAGGCCCTCTGCTCTCCTTCTGGACACCCTGTGTGGCCTGAGCCCCAGAGCCTCAGCAGTGCTCACAGCAACCTCTTGagggctctctgaccctcagGAACCATTATGCTCTTGGGGCGGAAGCCACGTCCAGgtcctcccttccccatcccgCCCCTTGTATTCGTGTGGAAGGAAAAGGGCTGTGTGTGGCTGAGGGGCCCGCCTGGCCTGCCCCGGCCTGCACCCTCCCCAGCCTGCCTCGACCTCGACTTCCGTATGCTTAGCAGGGCCAGCAGGGCAGCTCTTTGGTcaatggggaagctgaggcttaAAGGTGGGGCCTTGATCAGTTGGTGAAAAGCCAGGCTCAGACGCGGGGACCCTGAGCCAGAATAAGAACTCAGGAGTCTGTGCAGGAGGGCTGCGTGGCTTCAGTGGTTGGGGCTGGGGTTCACGCTGGCCTGTGGTTCCCACCCCAGCAGACACTGGCCATCCAGGCTGGTTTCCCAGAGAGGGTCCCCAGGATCTAGCTTGAAGGTGGCCAGGGGGGATGTCGGCAGTGGCGCGGGGAGGCAAGGTGGGGCAGACCCCAGGGGAGGGGACCCTTCACTCTTCAGTCGGTAAGTGTCTGTCCCTGGGCAGTGACTCCTTCTCTGGGTCTGCTGAGAGGAGAAGACCTGCGCCTTCCTGGGTCTCTGGGGGTCAGGACTCCCGCCTGAGGGTCTTCTCTCCCGGGGTTCAGCCAGGATCAAGGAGATGCTGCTGGCGCCTCCACCTGCCTCCCagcccacccccgccaccccaggTGCCAGGCCGCTCAGCTCCCCCAGACAGCTCCCGATGGCATGTGGGCACTCCATGCCAGCAGGCTTTCTGAACTGTGGACTCTGCCCTTCTGCCCAGCAGAGCCCAGActggccccaccccaggcccagctTTTACTCTGCTGCCCTATAGCCTGTCGGTTTCTCTCTCCCGAGGGCCCAGGCAGACTCCGCCCTGTCCTGGCTCATGCTCAGAGGTCCCATCCCCATGCGGGCCTCTGGAGTGGGAGGCGCCTCGCGGCCCCAGGTGTCTCACCCCCTGGTCTCCAGGGCCTGGAGTCCCTGTGTGGGCTTTTACTGCCCCCTGGTGGCTGAGTCAGGGTGGCCGGCTGCAGGAAGTGGTGGAGAGGGTGTGACTGGCTCTGGGTGCATTGGGGCCACCTGAGTCCACCATGTCCACCATGTCACTGACCCACAGGCTCATTGTCACCTCAGGGGCACCCAGTGGCAAGGAGACAGCTTTTTGTCACTACTCAGCCTCAGGGCTGTGAGGAGATGAGGGGTTACCCCCCTTTCCTGTTCAGCCTTCCAGTTGTGCTCCCACCGGAGTGGGCAGGGCCCACACGTGAGCAGCCACACAAACTGTCCAGCCCTTGCCTCAGCCCTGACCTCCTGCCCAGGTAGGCGGGAGGACCAGCCACGGGCTGGAGATTTAACGTCCTTCAGGGAGACAAGAAAGGTCTTGGGTTGTGTTTTGAATGCAAATAGCTGCATCCTGGGGCTGAAGAGGAGGCGAGGTGGGGCCATGTCTGGAGGGTGCTGGCACCTTGGCGACCTGTTGAGTGCACATCAGGGCATCCTGCCTGGCTGTCTCTGCCACCTAAGGGCTTGGCCATccattccttctcttctcttcagtcGGAAAGCTGACTGttgtcctctctctcttcctgtctgCCCCGCCCTGCCCTGCCATGTGGTGAAGTCCGCCCAGTCGAGCCCATCCAATTCCAGCTCCAGCTCTGACTCCAGTTCAGATTCGGATTTTGAGCCGTCTCAGAACCACAGCCAAGGTGCGTGCTGGGCAAGGAGTCAGTGGGGGTGACAGGCTCCCTGACCTCCCCAGGGGCCAGCAGGGCACTAGACCTGTTATGGAGGCAAGGGGTTCACAAGGAATTTCCCGAAGCTGTTGACTCGCTGGAGGCTTCCTCATGTACACCCAGAGTCTGAAAGCTGCCTCCAGAACTGGAGAAACCTGAGGGTAGGGTGGCTCCAGCCTATGCTAAACTTGCCCCCAGGGCTTCCTTTTAGGATGCAGTTTGTCACATGGGACCTCCCAAACTGGCCTGGGTCACCTGGCTGCCGACTGTCCCTCTCCCGGGCCCTCAGCTTTGTCCATCTGCAAAGAAGGGCTTTGAGCTGGGCTTTGGATCTGTGGTAAAGGGCTCTGTTCTGACCTGAGCCCTGCCCTTACCAGGCCTCTCCTCTCCAGTCCTACCAGATGCAGGGTCCTTGCCTCTGCTGCCCCCAGCCAGCCAAGGGCTCCAGCCCAGGCCCCCTTGGCAGCCTGGTCCCTGCAGGCCTCCTGGGGTGCTTGAGGGGAGGTGGCCCAGCCAACCCCTGCCCACCCTCACACCGGAAGCACTTCTGGTGGATCACACAGAATTTCCTCCACAGCCTGGAGCCCTTTTTGAGGATGGGGGAGTGCTGGGGGAGGTGAACGTATTGGGATGGGGGACTGACATAAAGACACAGTCCCgagggggctgggggatggggtgCTCTGAGCCCACACTCTCTCCAAGGGTTCTTAtctgtggggaagggagggggaaccTGCCAGGCGGGGTCATGTGACCAAGGTAATTGAGGGCTTTGTGTCCCTTTGTTGCCTCGGTAACAGGAATATAAACCAAGATGCCGTCTGTAGGGGATTGGAACTGAGTGTCTCTGGAGAAAGGGAGGACGGTGGGATGGGAGCCTTTGAGGGGGCTGCCAGCCGCTGAGGGGGCTGCGAGGGGGCTGCCAGGGGGCTGGGCAGGCTTGAGTAGGGGCACGGGGAGTGGGCAGGGGTGGTGGTGTGTGGTCCACACCTCAGGCCATCTTGCCCTCCTTGGCTGGGACTGGTTCGTGCTGCCTCCAGGCAGAGCTCTGATCCTAGTGCCCGGAGCAGAGGGGAGCTGTCCTTGCCTTGGCAATGGAGGGACCCTGCGTGCCTGTCTCAGGCCAGGGGCCGGAGGCCTGTGAGCAAGGCCAGGAAGGTAGGGGCAGGGGGGGCCAGGGGTCCCTTAAGGAGGAGGTGGCCACAGGGGCAGTGCTTGGAGATGGGCGGCAGTCCCCACCTGGCCAGAGGAACCTCCAAGGTGCGTTTGTGTGGGTGCGTCTTAGGGGTTCTGGCATCAAGAAACTATGTGGCCCTGGGGATGGAGGGGGCTCTTGGGCACAGGTGGGCCCCTGAACCCCCTTCTCTcactttccctcccttcccctcttcctcccttttgCCCTCGCGGCTCTCCCCAGGACCCCTGCGCTCCATGGTGGAGGACCTGCAGTCCGAGGAATCTGATGAGGACGACTCTTCATCAGGCGAGGAAGCCGCCGGCAAGACGAATGCAGGGAGGGATTCCAGGTGCCCGGCCAGTGGGGAGGAGCGGGCATGGGGGCAccggggtggggaagagagaacCCACTCGGGAGCCCTGCCTGGGCATTGAGGGGGCCTCCGGGGGCCTCCTTCATCCCAGTGCTGGAGAGCGTGGCTGCGGAGTGGAGGTGGGGCCAGACACTCCGGGAAGGGTCCCGTTGTCACCTGAGAAGTGGGCCGAGGTGGTGCCTAGCAGCCTGACCTGAGCCCAGGCTTATGCCAGCGGAGCCTTGTTTCTCTGCTCTTGGCCCAGGCAGGGGTCCTTCCCCAGGTGGGCGGCACTGGGCTGGGACACACTGAGGACTGTCCTTGGACTCAAAGACACCCCGGGTGGGAACAGCTGTGGCCTGGGGAAGGGCCACGTGGCCTTCCACCCAAGTGGAGTGAGCCAAGACACCTCCTCCAGACACCCCTGCACCTGGGAGTGCGCCCACCTCAGGGATTGCTGTCCGTGCTGGCCTTGGCCCCAGGCCTTGGGGGTGGGCAGACTCAGGGTCAGCAGCTCAGTCTGGGTCCAGTCCTTTCTTCCAATGAGGCCGATCCCTTCTAGCCTCTGGGGCTCTTCACTAGGTCTCACCCAGCAGGCAGGGCAGTGAGCAGTCCGTGCTCATTGTCCTGTGCTGGTGTTGCTTGTAAGAGCCGCCGTCCTGGGGGCCGAGGCCGTGGGAACGGCTGCTATGGGAGCCTGGGCTCCCTGGGCAGGATGGCAGGGGATGGCGCTCAGAGGGACGCCCCtcctgggcagggaggagggatggTGACCCGCCCAAGACGGGACTAGTGGCAGCGGTCCCCGCCTGGGTGGTGCTGGTGACTCTTGAGTGCGAACCTTAGTGTGGACCCTGAGTGTGGATTCCAAATGTGGATCCTGAGTATGGATCCCGAGTGTGGATCCTGCTGGAAGTGGGTGTAGGGGGCTCAGGGGCTGGTGAACGTGCGCCTGCTGATGGGGGCTCAGGTGGCAGTGCCAGGGC
This region includes:
- the MLLT1 gene encoding protein ENL isoform X1, translated to MDNQCTVQVKLELGHRAQLRKKPTTEGFTHDWMVFVRGPEQCEIQHFVEKVVFRLHDSFPKPKRVCKEPPYKVEESGYAGFIMPIEVYFKNKEEPRKVCFTYDLFLNLEGNPPVNHLRCEKLTFNNPTVEFRYKLLMAGGVMVIPEGAETVSRPSPDYPMLPTIPLSAFSDPKKTKPSHGSKDASKESSKACKAHKATKEHRERPRKDSESRGTSKEPEREQARSAKDAARKLGEARPPKEEKAPPPKAAFKEPKMALKETKLEGMSPKGGPPPPPPPKSSSKRPATADSPKPSAKKQKKSSSKGSRSAPSTSPRTSSSSFSDKKPAKDKGSAKGEKVKAENESREIKKPPEVEESNSEDEASFKTESAQSSPSNSSSSSDSSSDSDFEPSQNHSQGPLRSMVEDLQSEESDEDDSSSGEEAAGKTNAGRDSRLSFSDSESDNSGDSCLPSREPPPPKKPPPPNSKASGRRSPEPCSKPEKILKRGTYDKAYTDELVELHRRLMALRERNVLQQIVNLIEETGHFNVTNTTFDFDLFSLDETTVRKLQSYLEAVAT